The segment GGGCCTTCTTCATGGCATCCCCCTGGGACCCCCCCAAAATGTCCGTTAGGGCAAGAAGGGGGCCCTGGCCATGCCCACCTCCCCAGGCCTGCcacctggcccagggccttggcacCTGCCACGCCCCCTCTCTGCCAGCTGTCACGGAGGCCCCTCCCGCTGCCGCCTTCCTGCGCGCGGTCAGCTGCTTGCCGGGTGCCCCCCGAGTCCGCCTGTCTTGGCCCCTGCCAGGCCCACGGCAGGGTCAGGCAGAGGACCAGCAGAAGCGCCGGCGCTGGCGGGGCGGGGCTACCTGTGGCCCTGGGCGCTGGCGTTCATGTGGTCGCGGATGCTGATGGCTTGCTTGAGCAGGCCCTCCACGCTGCGGAAGTACACGCTGCTGTCCACCAGGCTCTTCACGGCGCTGCAAGGGCGCGGGGCGTGGTCAGCTCGGGGCCTCCCCGAGGGGCGTGGTCATCTCCGGGGTCTCCCCAAGGGCTCCCGAGGGGCTGGCAGACGGCGAAGCGCCACACAAGCCGGGCCCTCCTGTCACAGCTGCCCAAGAGCTGAGGTTGGAAGGAGCTGCAGGTGCGTGTGGGTGTGTGGCCTGGTGGTCAGcgcactggcatcccactggccctgcttctggctccagctgcctgctggtgcaccAGGGACAGctcgagtgcctgggcccctgccccgacgTGGAAGACCCagccccgggcccctgcacccaatgggagacccggccctgggcccctgcacccacgggggagacccagaagaagctcctggctttggcctggcccaccctgaccactgcagcccctgggcagggaaccagtgggtgaggagctctgtctgtctgtctctctccctgtcactctttcaaataaataacgtTAAACAGACAAACCAACCAACCTCACACCGGCCACTTCCACTTTGTAACCGGAAGATTTAAGCTAGAACGGGGGCCCTCCTGCAGTGCCACCCACCCCTCTGGCCCGCGGTCCTGAGCTGGTGGCGCCTCCCAGAATCCTTCTCACTGCCTGTGACAGATGGGGAAGGGCTCGGGCCAGGCTCCCTGCAGGCCCGGGCTGGAATCCACCGTGTGGACAGGTGGCCGAGGGCGTGGCCTCACCTGCAGGCCCGGGCTGGAATCCACCGTGTGGACAGGTGGCCGAGGGCATGGCCTCACCTGCAGgcctccactgtgtggacaggTGGCCGAGGGCGTGGCCGAGGGCGTGGCCTCACCTGCAGacctccactgtgtggacaggTGGCTGAGGGCGTGGCCTCACCTGCAGacctccactgtgtggacaggTGGCTGAGGGCGTGGCCAGGGGCGTGGCCTCACCTGCAGGCGTACTCCACCGTGTAGATGgctccctggctctgctcctcccaCCGCTGCATGTCGGCCTGCGGGCAGGGGTGGCGCTGTTAGCTGGCAGCCAGGGGTTGTGGGGGGCCCTTCTCCCAGGTCCTCCTGCCACCCCCTTCTCCCCGGGTCTGAGCTGTGAACACCTGGCCGCTGTGCAGTGGGACCTCTGCACAggctgggccctgtgcccgccGCACAGACCTGGCCACATActgcctgccctgctgtggcctgcactGGGGTCCCGGCCCAGGGAGGCGGATCCAGGCGCGGGGCATGGCAGGGCGGGGCGGATCCCAGGGGGCGGGGCATGGCAGGGCGGACCTTGGGGGTGCGGCAGGGGCGGGTCCCAGGGGCGTATCCCAGGGGGCATGGTGGGGCGGATCCCAGGGGGTGCGGTGGGGGCGGGTCCCAGGGGGTGCGGCAGGGGCGGATTCCAGGGGGCGTGGTGGGGGCGGATCCCAGGGGGCGTGGCGTGGCGGGTCCCAGGGGGCGGGgatggcagggcagggcgggtCTGGGGGGCGTGGTGGGGCGGGTCCCAGGGGGCGTGgcgtggccagggcggggccgggctcaCCTTGTGCTGCGCCAGCTCTGGCAGCGAGCGGCGCACGTGCTCCTGCAGCCGGTACAGCGCCACCGACGGCTCATTGGCCAGAACGTACATGCTCTCCGTGAACTTGTCCGTGACTGCGCCCAGCGCCCAGGGTCCGCGgtgggcgggggttggggggtggatggggaggtgggcagcagggagacaACGGGACCGAGCGTGAGACCCCCGACTGCGCGTCGGGGCGCCCAGCCAGGGCGGAGAGGAGCGGCAGGACTTCCTAGAGAGGCCGCCAGTGCATCCAGCGACCTCACGTGGATGACCGAGCCCCAGGAGCCCAGCGCCGTGGCATGGTGGTAGCTACTAGCCCCACGGGTCTACAAGCAATGCGGCTAGTGTGGCCGTGGAacgccagtatttttttttttaaagcagttccaggcagaactccatccgggtctcccacgtgggtgcaggggcccaagcacctgggccatcgtccgcgGCTCCCCcgggcgctggatcggaagtggagccgccgggactcgaaccaggaacTCCTATAGGGGACGCGGGCGTCCCAGGAGACGGCTTCGCCGCTGTGCTAGAACGTCCGCCCCAGAACTcaagcacctggggaagcagtggacgatggcccgagtccttgggcccctgcacctgcgtgggagacccggatggagctcctggctcctggcttcgggtcggcgcagccccggccgttgcggccatttggggagtgacccagcggatggaagacccctctccctctcatataaataaagtattttttaaataccagGTTGTTGATGTCTCAGGACTGGGGGACGGACAGGGTACGAGCACCGCCCACCTGACAGGTGACAACACCTGCAGCGGCGGAGCCGAGACTCGAAGGCCGGTGCACCGCTGGCTCCCCCGCCCGCCCTCTGTCAAGCCGACCCTCCTCGAGCCCCCCCGGCCCCTCCGTCCCGCCCCGGACCCCGACCACCTTTCTTCCCCTTGATCTGCATCTCCGGTTCCTCCATGGCGACCCGGGCCGGCAGAAGCAGGGCACCGGAATCGGAAGTCCGGGCGCTGGGTCCGCTCCGTTAAGCCTTCCCCGCGCAAACCGGACGTCGCACGACTCCAGTTCCGGCTGCGTCCGTGGGACTGCGCTCCGTCTCCTTGCGCAGGAGAGGGGCTGCGAGAGACGGAGGGAAGGCGGAGCTCCCGCAGGCGGGTGAGGAGGGGCACCCAGGCGGGAGAGGGGCGAGGGACATGACACGCCCTAGCCGGCACGGGCCGTATAAACGCTGCCAACAAATCTCTGCCCCACGTTCATAAACCTTGGGAGCCACGGAAGAGACACTTCCGTAGAGGCGACAATGGTACGTCGCCCCT is part of the Oryctolagus cuniculus chromosome 16, mOryCun1.1, whole genome shotgun sequence genome and harbors:
- the BORCS8 gene encoding BLOC-1-related complex subunit 8; this translates as MEEPEMQIKGKKVTDKFTESMYVLANEPSVALYRLQEHVRRSLPELAQHKADMQRWEEQSQGAIYTVEYACSAVKSLVDSSVYFRSVEGLLKQAISIRDHMNASAQGHSPEDPPPPSSA